The proteins below are encoded in one region of Acetoanaerobium noterae:
- a CDS encoding flagellar hook assembly protein FlgD has product MSTSTTNTVNPTPITSTGTEKNYARQVNSELGKDAFLRLLTTQLSHQDPLNPTDDKEFLSQMASFSSLEQMQNLNTSFAGLDKTMQETQKALFDTIKMFNNNYVDGHKELVKKIEELSLAIKELKEND; this is encoded by the coding sequence ATGAGTACAAGTACTACTAATACAGTGAACCCTACCCCAATAACAAGCACAGGCACAGAAAAAAATTATGCTAGACAAGTAAATTCTGAACTTGGAAAAGATGCATTCTTAAGACTACTAACTACCCAACTTAGCCATCAAGATCCGCTTAATCCTACTGATGACAAGGAATTTCTGAGTCAAATGGCAAGTTTCTCATCATTAGAGCAAATGCAAAATTTAAACACAAGTTTTGCAGGACTAGATAAAACTATGCAGGAAACGCAAAAAGCTTTATTTGACACAATTAAAATGTTTAATAACAACTATGTTGACGGGCATAAGGAACTAGTTAAAAAAATTGAAGAATTATCTCTAGCAATAAAAGAGCTAAAGGAAAATGATTAA
- the fliY gene encoding flagellar motor switch phosphatase FliY, translating to MMNDMLSQEEIDALMSGASSQSNEPKNESLNDMEIDAIGEIGNISMGTAATTLFTLLGHKVQITTPRVEETTIGTIASSYPLPFIAVQVNYRIGIEGMNLLILKEDDVKIITSLMLGGDGKSDIPEELNEIHLSAISEAMNQMIGSSSTSLSEMLAKKIDITPPIVSKVNFSDSQLDPELLSADESIICISFRMTVGDLIDSTIMQILPIDFARALVNRMLYGASDEEEQVEEEIKPQPTVKSVETSVEDNYPEDIEEVEDDEYYYEEDDDSYYEPQKPQPKQKNVKVKPAAFASFDAPHKRSGDMPENIDLIKDVLLKVTVELGRTTKPIDDILQFTPGSILELDRLVGEPLDIMVNGKKIAKGEVVVIDENYGIRITDIIKSEKRLRSI from the coding sequence ATGATGAATGACATGCTTTCTCAAGAAGAAATTGATGCGCTGATGAGTGGTGCAAGCTCTCAAAGTAATGAACCAAAAAATGAAAGCCTAAACGATATGGAAATAGATGCAATAGGGGAAATTGGTAATATAAGCATGGGAACTGCTGCCACAACTTTATTCACTCTTTTGGGCCATAAAGTTCAGATAACAACTCCAAGAGTTGAGGAAACTACCATAGGTACTATTGCAAGTAGCTATCCGCTACCATTTATAGCAGTTCAGGTTAATTATAGAATAGGCATAGAAGGAATGAATCTTCTGATTCTTAAAGAAGATGATGTAAAAATAATTACATCATTAATGCTAGGTGGAGATGGCAAGTCAGATATACCTGAAGAACTTAATGAAATTCATCTTAGCGCAATAAGCGAAGCTATGAATCAAATGATAGGGTCGTCTTCAACATCTTTATCTGAGATGCTCGCTAAAAAAATCGATATTACACCACCTATTGTTTCTAAAGTGAATTTCTCTGATAGTCAATTAGATCCTGAGCTATTATCAGCCGATGAATCTATTATATGCATATCTTTTAGAATGACAGTAGGAGATTTAATTGATAGCACTATAATGCAAATTTTACCTATAGATTTTGCGAGAGCGCTTGTTAATAGAATGCTATATGGAGCTTCAGATGAAGAAGAACAGGTAGAAGAAGAGATTAAGCCTCAGCCAACGGTTAAATCTGTTGAAACTTCAGTAGAAGACAACTACCCTGAGGATATAGAGGAAGTTGAAGATGATGAGTATTATTATGAGGAAGATGATGATAGTTATTATGAGCCTCAAAAGCCACAACCAAAACAAAAGAACGTAAAAGTAAAACCAGCTGCATTCGCTAGTTTTGACGCTCCGCATAAACGTTCAGGTGATATGCCAGAAAACATTGATCTTATAAAAGATGTTTTATTGAAAGTAACTGTTGAACTTGGAAGAACAACAAAACCAATTGATGATATTCTTCAATTTACACCTGGAAGCATTTTAGAATTAGATAGACTTGTAGGAGAACCTCTTGATATAATGGTAAATGGAAAGAAAATTGCTAAGGGTGAAGTAGTAGTAATTGATGAGAATTATGGAATTAGAATAACAGATATTATAAAATCTGAAAAAAGACTTAGAAGTATATGA
- the fliI gene encoding flagellar protein export ATPase FliI: MIANLKKYHDRLNEISLYQYKGKVSRVIGLTIESRGPAVRLGETCHIYPIKSKDPVLAEVVGFKEDTVLLMPLGEMEGIGPGSMVIATGNTLEVDVGEQLLGRILDGMGNPIDDFEPPSLNYSYPVNNQPPNPLSRTKITEPLPLGVKAIDGFLTCGRGQRIGIFAGSGVGKSTLLGMIARNTLADINVIALIGERGREVKEFIDNDLEEEGLKKSVVIVVTSDQPPLVRMKGALLATSIAEYFRDCGKNVVLMMDSLTRFSMAQREVGLAIGEPPVTKGYTPSVFAVLPKLLERAGNSSKGSITGLYTVLVDGDDMNEPIADAVRGILDGHIVLSRNLANKNHYPAIDILASVSRVMPNIVDKEHIGIVGQIKDLMATYRDSEDLINIGAYIKGTNKKVDMAIEKIEAINDFLKQGVHDRLTFDEIVELLRGILD; the protein is encoded by the coding sequence ATGATTGCAAACTTAAAAAAATATCATGATAGACTAAACGAGATATCCCTATATCAATATAAAGGTAAAGTTTCTAGGGTTATAGGACTTACTATTGAATCAAGAGGTCCAGCAGTTAGACTTGGAGAAACCTGCCACATATATCCTATCAAATCAAAAGACCCTGTATTAGCTGAGGTTGTAGGATTTAAAGAAGATACTGTTCTTTTGATGCCTCTAGGAGAAATGGAAGGGATAGGACCTGGTTCGATGGTTATTGCAACTGGTAATACTCTAGAAGTAGATGTTGGAGAACAGCTACTTGGAAGAATACTAGATGGAATGGGAAATCCTATAGATGATTTTGAACCTCCATCGCTAAATTATTCTTATCCTGTAAACAACCAACCACCAAACCCACTTTCTAGAACAAAAATAACTGAGCCACTTCCACTAGGAGTAAAGGCAATAGACGGATTTTTAACTTGTGGAAGAGGACAAAGGATAGGTATATTTGCTGGTTCGGGAGTAGGTAAATCTACTTTACTAGGTATGATAGCAAGAAATACCTTGGCCGATATAAACGTAATCGCACTTATTGGAGAGCGTGGAAGAGAAGTTAAGGAATTCATAGATAATGATTTAGAGGAAGAAGGCTTAAAAAAATCTGTGGTTATTGTAGTAACATCCGATCAGCCGCCTTTAGTCAGGATGAAAGGAGCACTTCTTGCCACATCAATAGCTGAATATTTTAGAGATTGTGGCAAAAATGTAGTTTTAATGATGGACTCACTAACTAGATTTTCTATGGCTCAAAGAGAAGTGGGACTTGCTATAGGAGAACCACCTGTTACAAAAGGCTATACTCCATCGGTTTTTGCAGTTCTACCAAAGCTACTTGAAAGAGCAGGGAATTCTAGTAAAGGCTCTATTACAGGGCTCTACACTGTTCTTGTAGACGGCGATGATATGAATGAGCCGATTGCTGATGCTGTTAGAGGGATACTAGATGGACACATTGTTTTATCTAGAAACTTAGCAAATAAAAATCATTATCCAGCCATAGATATTCTAGCTAGTGTAAGCAGGGTAATGCCTAATATAGTTGATAAAGAACATATTGGAATAGTTGGTCAAATAAAAGATTTGATGGCAACTTATAGAGACTCCGAGGATTTGATAAATATAGGAGCTTATATTAAGGGGACAAACAAGAAAGTAGATATGGCAATAGAAAAAATAGAGGCTATAAATGATTTTTTGAAGCAAGGCGTTCATGATAGATTAACATTTGATGAAATTGTTGAACTGTTAAGAGGCATTCTAGATTAG
- a CDS encoding flagellar basal body-associated FliL family protein, translated as MDNKKLAIFSIAVFVVSVLVFATTLYLVFFKAPASADSAPKKIDTYKYDLGDFSTNIGSSGRYFKGKIVIETTNKKTPKLIEQNVEPIRDHILSVLISQDVKTMMSENGIENIKKDISKKVAEIIGSDDISNVYFTDYIIQ; from the coding sequence ATGGACAATAAAAAACTTGCAATTTTTTCAATAGCTGTATTTGTGGTGTCAGTTTTGGTTTTTGCTACAACTTTGTATTTGGTATTTTTTAAGGCTCCTGCTTCTGCAGATAGCGCACCTAAAAAAATAGATACCTATAAATATGATTTGGGTGATTTTTCAACTAATATAGGAAGCTCTGGAAGATATTTTAAAGGCAAGATTGTAATAGAAACTACAAACAAGAAAACTCCTAAACTGATTGAGCAAAATGTAGAACCTATAAGAGACCATATACTATCAGTCTTAATTTCTCAAGATGTTAAAACTATGATGAGTGAAAATGGCATTGAAAACATTAAGAAAGATATTTCTAAAAAAGTTGCTGAGATAATCGGATCTGATGACATTAGCAATGTATATTTTACGGACTATATTATACAGTAA
- a CDS encoding flagellar FlbD family protein, whose product MIKVSRLNGEEYVLNSSLIETVEANPDTVISLTTGHKLVVRESVDEIIEKVIKYSARVNAAIKVIQSEV is encoded by the coding sequence ATGATAAAAGTATCTAGACTAAATGGAGAAGAATATGTTTTAAATAGTAGCTTGATAGAGACTGTTGAAGCTAATCCAGATACAGTTATATCTCTAACGACAGGTCATAAGCTTGTCGTTAGAGAATCAGTTGATGAAATTATCGAAAAGGTAATAAAATATAGTGCGAGAGTAAATGCAGCAATTAAAGTCATTCAAAGTGAGGTGTAG
- the fliM gene encoding flagellar motor switch protein FliM: MADILSQSEIDSLLSALSSGEIDASDIKEETKESKIKKYDFKSPKKLAKDQLKTLHMIHENFSRILNTYLSGYLRTITQIDVISVEELSYYEFNNSISNPALISVIDFMPLPGQIIFEMSNRLAFTMIDRILGGNGKYESESRPFTEIETTILNKLMANVSRLLIEPWENVIELDPELDKIETNSQFAQIVSSNETVALITLRANIGEIEGLMNICMPHIVLEPILPNLSTKFWFSTVKKELNEEDKGYLETRVKRANIDINAIVGDTYITVEEFIYLQEGDVIKLSRKIDEDLELHVEGKTKYLGRPGTLKNNMAFKITKVVEKGDEDYDE, encoded by the coding sequence TTGGCTGATATATTATCCCAGAGTGAAATAGACTCCTTACTGTCGGCGCTTAGCTCAGGTGAAATAGACGCTTCCGATATTAAGGAAGAGACAAAAGAAAGTAAAATTAAGAAATATGATTTTAAAAGTCCTAAAAAGTTAGCTAAGGATCAGCTAAAGACTCTTCACATGATTCATGAGAACTTCTCTAGGATATTAAATACTTATCTATCAGGATACTTAAGAACAATAACTCAAATAGATGTAATATCAGTAGAAGAGCTTTCGTATTATGAATTTAATAATTCAATATCTAACCCTGCACTAATATCTGTTATAGATTTCATGCCTTTGCCAGGCCAAATTATATTTGAAATGTCAAATAGGCTAGCTTTCACTATGATAGATAGAATTCTAGGTGGAAATGGAAAATATGAGTCTGAGAGTAGGCCATTTACAGAAATTGAAACTACTATATTAAATAAGTTAATGGCAAATGTCTCGCGACTACTTATTGAACCGTGGGAAAATGTGATTGAGCTTGACCCAGAGCTTGACAAAATTGAGACGAATTCTCAATTTGCTCAGATTGTATCTTCAAATGAAACGGTAGCGCTTATAACTCTAAGGGCAAATATTGGCGAGATAGAAGGTCTCATGAATATTTGTATGCCTCATATAGTATTAGAACCTATTCTTCCAAATCTTTCTACAAAGTTTTGGTTTTCAACTGTAAAAAAGGAACTTAATGAAGAAGACAAGGGATATTTGGAAACTAGAGTAAAAAGGGCAAATATAGATATTAATGCAATCGTAGGAGATACATATATAACGGTTGAAGAATTTATATATCTTCAAGAAGGAGATGTAATTAAGCTTTCAAGAAAGATTGATGAAGATTTAGAACTACATGTTGAAGGAAAAACCAAGTACCTAGGAAGACCAGGTACACTAAAAAACAATATGGCATTTAAGATTACAAAAGTGGTAGAAAAGGGTGATGAAGACTATGATGAATGA
- a CDS encoding FliH/SctL family protein, with amino-acid sequence MKSLYKVIKSTRVDLEEEVCISGSSSDEMTHMELADEVNGEAGSRENSLENAIKYKLKLEKQARQTLADAKIQSEIMINEARKEAEAITKESKYEADNLRASESQKGYNEGYDKGYNESIQKYNMLIEQANQIIDEAENYKKQSIESLEQEIIQVVLASVEKITRKILDENDDIILGIIKNAIETMTFRDYLIITVSKEDFEIVEFAKNKILATYPGISKIEIKVADNFKKGDVEIESDSGSLNPSVSHQIKKLIGEFSKLIMSSDNI; translated from the coding sequence ATGAAATCATTGTATAAAGTGATTAAATCCACTAGAGTAGATTTGGAAGAGGAAGTATGTATATCTGGTTCATCTTCTGATGAGATGACTCATATGGAGCTTGCGGACGAAGTGAATGGAGAAGCTGGCTCTAGAGAAAATTCTCTCGAAAATGCAATTAAATACAAACTAAAATTAGAAAAACAAGCAAGACAAACCTTAGCTGATGCCAAAATTCAATCTGAGATTATGATAAATGAAGCTAGAAAAGAAGCCGAGGCAATAACTAAAGAATCAAAGTATGAGGCAGACAATCTAAGAGCTTCAGAATCGCAAAAAGGCTACAACGAAGGCTATGATAAGGGCTATAACGAAAGTATACAAAAATATAATATGCTAATTGAACAAGCCAATCAAATTATAGATGAAGCGGAAAACTATAAAAAACAATCCATTGAGTCTTTGGAGCAAGAAATAATTCAAGTTGTGTTAGCCTCAGTTGAGAAAATAACTAGAAAGATTCTTGATGAAAATGACGATATAATACTAGGAATTATTAAAAATGCAATTGAAACTATGACATTTAGAGATTATTTAATTATAACAGTGTCTAAAGAGGATTTTGAAATAGTAGAATTTGCCAAAAATAAAATTCTAGCAACATATCCAGGAATCAGCAAGATAGAAATTAAAGTGGCTGATAATTTTAAAAAAGGCGATGTAGAAATAGAGAGTGATTCAGGTAGTCTTAACCCATCTGTTTCTCACCAAATTAAGAAGTTGATTGGAGAGTTTAGTAAATTGATAATGAGCAGTGATAATATATGA
- the fliJ gene encoding flagellar export protein FliJ yields MGFRFKLQRVLDLKLKQEDEKKNQIVTLMQAIKIKEEELEALISEKKQKEFSLNDNRKRGISILEIRNINQYLLFLDKKINTLRFEISSLESNLNQKRLEYLELQKERKTFEKLKEKDYEKYLYNEKKEEEKMIDQIVTFNKNNTK; encoded by the coding sequence ATGGGGTTTAGATTTAAGCTTCAAAGAGTACTAGATTTAAAATTAAAGCAAGAGGATGAAAAAAAGAATCAAATAGTAACATTAATGCAAGCTATAAAAATCAAAGAGGAAGAGTTAGAAGCCTTAATTAGCGAAAAAAAACAAAAAGAATTCAGCTTGAACGATAATAGAAAAAGAGGTATTTCAATTCTTGAAATAAGAAATATAAATCAGTATTTACTTTTTCTAGATAAAAAAATTAATACATTAAGATTCGAAATAAGCTCTTTGGAATCGAACTTAAACCAAAAAAGGCTAGAATATTTAGAACTACAAAAAGAAAGAAAAACATTTGAAAAGCTAAAAGAAAAAGACTATGAAAAGTATCTTTACAACGAAAAAAAAGAAGAAGAAAAAATGATAGACCAAATTGTCACATTTAATAAAAATAACACTAAATAG
- a CDS encoding flagellar hook-length control protein FliK, whose translation MNKVDTVSLINMILPKPDTSKGSWGDSAFKDIFSINNSSNSKSNNKPNKSTKDIYSDNQNVDKNLQASKRKDLKPESPIKPKEAKDKLQNDSISNNKQNEKQMSETENTSSVSPLAESNNNEAEASGLIEPEVTINDQANQNPVDIPEKIAELIQSLMNTNLNPEQLDKVTEAIKMLPEEIKAMIQENPKIALDFLKDNLNFLAKTIDLSKEQLTSIENSLTALLETVGASEDINLDKLINLQKTQIQNINSNIKAEPKKEVATGDLTDINVELNALKVQPNVVSQQSSMSSNVFSDSQSENLDFMQTDKIEGFDLTGGKIFSNTMLMNSVKKVDVRNNQFMQMISKIADEIRLTVDKNKNEMTIKLQPETLGKLTVKISSENGVMNASFFAENDKAKTMIENNMIELKNSLEKQGIQVQNLTVTVDQNQDELSKHRNIMEAQKYNKAQISVAEFELLEKDNLDNPYVLEDIFSELI comes from the coding sequence ATGAACAAAGTTGACACTGTGTCTTTAATAAATATGATTCTACCAAAGCCAGATACTTCAAAAGGCTCGTGGGGAGACTCAGCTTTTAAAGATATATTTTCTATTAATAATTCAAGTAATAGTAAATCTAATAATAAACCTAATAAATCTACCAAAGATATATATTCAGACAATCAAAATGTTGATAAGAACTTACAAGCTTCAAAAAGAAAAGATTTGAAGCCAGAATCACCTATTAAGCCAAAAGAAGCAAAGGATAAGCTTCAAAACGATTCAATCAGCAATAATAAGCAAAATGAAAAGCAAATGAGTGAGACGGAAAACACCAGTAGCGTTTCACCATTAGCAGAATCTAATAATAATGAGGCTGAAGCTTCGGGATTGATTGAACCTGAAGTGACTATAAATGATCAGGCAAATCAAAATCCAGTAGATATACCAGAGAAGATAGCAGAGCTTATTCAAAGCTTAATGAACACAAACCTAAATCCTGAGCAATTGGATAAAGTTACTGAGGCTATAAAAATGCTTCCAGAAGAGATTAAAGCTATGATACAGGAAAATCCAAAAATTGCACTTGATTTTCTTAAAGACAACTTAAATTTTTTAGCTAAAACAATTGATTTATCAAAGGAACAACTGACAAGTATAGAAAATAGCTTAACTGCATTATTGGAAACAGTTGGTGCCAGTGAAGACATAAATTTAGACAAGCTTATAAATCTACAAAAAACTCAAATTCAGAACATTAATTCAAATATAAAAGCTGAACCCAAAAAAGAAGTGGCAACTGGTGATTTGACTGATATAAATGTTGAGCTTAACGCATTAAAAGTTCAACCAAATGTTGTATCACAACAAAGCTCTATGTCATCTAATGTTTTTTCTGATAGTCAAAGTGAAAACCTTGATTTTATGCAGACAGATAAAATAGAAGGCTTTGATTTAACTGGAGGGAAAATTTTCTCGAATACTATGCTTATGAATTCAGTAAAAAAGGTTGATGTAAGAAATAATCAGTTTATGCAAATGATATCAAAAATAGCTGATGAAATAAGACTAACTGTAGATAAAAATAAAAACGAAATGACTATAAAACTTCAGCCTGAGACTCTCGGCAAACTAACAGTTAAAATAAGCTCGGAAAACGGAGTGATGAATGCATCATTTTTCGCAGAAAATGATAAAGCAAAAACAATGATTGAAAATAATATGATAGAGCTTAAAAATTCACTAGAAAAACAAGGAATTCAAGTTCAAAATCTAACTGTAACAGTAGACCAAAATCAAGATGAGCTTTCCAAACACAGGAACATAATGGAAGCTCAGAAATATAATAAGGCTCAAATAAGTGTTGCAGAATTTGAGCTATTAGAAAAAGATAATTTAGATAACCCATATGTCCTTGAGGATATATTTTCAGAGTTAATTTAG
- a CDS encoding flagellar hook protein FlgE, protein MMRSMNSAVSALRNHQLRMDVIGNNIANVNTIGFKSSRVTFKDSLSQMLRGASGPDTSRGGTNPQQVGLGMDLSSVDTLFTTGVPDRTDRGLDVMVNGEGFFMVSADGTDNGMYYTRAGNFDIDEDGNLVNADGLRVLGYKTDASGNVGTEIGGIVVPLADSIPPIATTSVTMEGNLDSRTADTALGRQTEITVIDSLGTSHKISLAFTKTGPNAWSVTPTTVADPPQPAGTAVNITFDTNGKLTSGGSLSGSLALTNGATTPLTFTIDMSELTQYGTESNALMRSQNGSPVGVLTSYAIGQRGEVEGVFSNGRTKILGQIATSIFANPAGLVKMGGNLYRSSANSGDPQVNKPGTGGNGGLQPGALEMSNVDLGKEFTNMIVTQRGFQANSRIISTTDQMLEELVNLKR, encoded by the coding sequence ATGATGAGATCAATGAACTCGGCGGTATCGGCACTTAGAAACCACCAGCTGAGAATGGACGTTATCGGTAATAATATAGCAAATGTTAATACGATTGGTTTTAAATCAAGTAGAGTAACTTTTAAAGATTCTCTAAGCCAGATGCTTAGAGGCGCCAGTGGCCCTGATACTAGCAGGGGAGGAACAAATCCTCAGCAAGTAGGATTAGGTATGGATTTATCTTCTGTAGATACTCTATTTACAACAGGAGTGCCTGATAGAACAGATAGAGGCCTTGATGTTATGGTAAATGGAGAAGGTTTCTTTATGGTTTCAGCAGATGGTACTGACAACGGAATGTACTATACAAGAGCTGGAAACTTTGATATCGATGAAGATGGAAACCTTGTGAATGCTGATGGACTTAGAGTATTAGGATATAAAACAGATGCTTCTGGAAATGTTGGAACAGAGATTGGAGGAATAGTGGTTCCACTTGCTGATAGCATACCACCAATTGCGACAACTAGCGTTACTATGGAAGGGAATTTAGATTCTAGAACTGCTGATACTGCATTAGGAAGACAAACAGAAATAACAGTTATTGATTCCTTAGGAACAAGTCATAAAATTAGTTTAGCTTTCACAAAAACAGGTCCTAATGCTTGGAGTGTAACGCCAACAACTGTTGCTGATCCTCCACAACCAGCTGGAACTGCAGTGAATATTACTTTTGATACTAATGGTAAATTAACATCTGGTGGGAGCCTTTCTGGAAGTTTAGCGCTTACGAATGGAGCAACTACACCATTAACGTTTACTATTGATATGTCTGAGTTGACCCAATACGGGACTGAATCAAATGCACTTATGAGATCTCAAAATGGTTCGCCTGTAGGAGTTCTTACATCTTATGCAATAGGACAAAGAGGGGAAGTCGAAGGAGTATTTTCAAATGGTAGAACTAAAATACTTGGACAAATAGCCACTTCGATTTTTGCAAATCCAGCTGGACTTGTAAAAATGGGTGGAAACCTTTATAGAAGCTCTGCTAACTCTGGAGACCCTCAGGTGAATAAGCCGGGAACTGGTGGCAATGGTGGACTTCAGCCTGGAGCATTAGAAATGTCAAATGTAGATTTAGGTAAAGAATTTACAAATATGATAGTAACTCAAAGAGGATTCCAAGCTAACTCACGTATAATTTCAACTACAGATCAGATGCTTGAAGAACTTGTTAATCTTAAGCGTTAA
- a CDS encoding motility protein A — MDLSTIIGIVSGMVLIIIAILLGGSLLAFFDAASIMIVLGGTIAATLVAFPIPQVKDIIKLTQKTFANRDSNPGKIINDIITLANKARKEGLLSLEEATEALDDEFLKKGLMLVVDGTDPELVRNLLETELDFIEQRHKAGQGLFESMATAAPGFGMIGTLIGLINMLGSLDDPSTIGPSMAVALITTLYGSLFANLFFSPMANKLKVKSGEEILEREIMVEGLLSIQAGENPRIIEEKLKAFLPPSMRAGIGTGNGGED, encoded by the coding sequence TTGGATTTATCTACTATTATAGGTATAGTTTCGGGGATGGTATTAATAATAATAGCAATTTTACTAGGAGGTAGTTTACTAGCTTTTTTTGATGCAGCGTCTATAATGATAGTTTTGGGTGGAACTATAGCGGCGACGTTGGTTGCATTTCCAATACCTCAAGTAAAAGACATAATAAAATTGACTCAAAAAACATTTGCAAATAGAGACTCTAACCCAGGTAAAATAATCAATGATATAATAACATTAGCAAATAAAGCTAGAAAAGAAGGTTTATTATCTCTTGAAGAAGCTACAGAAGCTTTGGATGATGAATTTCTAAAAAAAGGACTTATGCTAGTTGTAGATGGAACGGATCCTGAGCTCGTTAGAAATTTACTAGAGACAGAGCTTGATTTTATTGAACAGCGCCATAAAGCTGGTCAAGGATTGTTTGAATCAATGGCAACGGCGGCACCAGGTTTTGGTATGATAGGTACACTAATTGGACTTATAAATATGCTCGGTAGCTTGGATGATCCGTCTACTATAGGTCCTTCTATGGCAGTTGCACTTATTACGACTTTATATGGTTCATTATTTGCAAACTTATTTTTCTCTCCAATGGCTAATAAGCTTAAAGTGAAAAGTGGAGAAGAAATACTTGAAAGAGAAATAATGGTAGAGGGATTATTATCTATTCAAGCAGGTGAGAATCCTAGAATAATAGAAGAAAAACTTAAAGCATTTTTACCGCCATCTATGAGAGCTGGGATAGGAACTGGAAATGGAGGAGAAGATTAA
- a CDS encoding flagellar motor protein MotB — MAKKQKPEECKQKVAEYMLTYGDMMTLLLCFFVLLFSFSSIDAKKFEAIIQSFSGALGVLDGGTTVQDAPMLDSGLMDENTSSEVLEMQNFQKLEETIQEYLNENQLSESVTVLEEEAGLLLRFQDNILFDSGSADLKPESLEIMSYIAQLLNAEDFEDKFISIEGHTDNVPMNSPRYPSNWELSVGRSSNVVRFLVENNNMDPKRISASGYSEYHPVAPNDNPENRAKNRRVDILILKTIHYKDSSKNQ, encoded by the coding sequence ATGGCTAAGAAACAAAAGCCAGAGGAGTGCAAGCAAAAAGTAGCCGAATATATGCTTACATACGGAGACATGATGACTTTGCTTCTTTGTTTCTTTGTTCTGTTGTTTTCTTTTTCATCGATTGATGCTAAAAAATTTGAGGCTATAATTCAGTCTTTTAGTGGAGCATTAGGAGTATTAGATGGTGGAACTACAGTTCAAGATGCTCCTATGCTTGACAGTGGATTGATGGATGAAAATACATCAAGTGAAGTTCTAGAAATGCAAAATTTTCAAAAACTTGAAGAAACTATCCAAGAGTATTTAAATGAAAATCAGCTTTCTGAAAGTGTTACAGTATTAGAGGAAGAAGCTGGACTATTGCTTAGATTTCAAGATAATATACTTTTTGACTCAGGAAGTGCAGACTTAAAACCAGAATCACTAGAAATAATGAGTTATATTGCTCAGCTTCTCAACGCCGAGGACTTTGAGGATAAATTTATTAGCATAGAAGGACATACCGACAATGTACCTATGAATAGTCCAAGATATCCTTCAAACTGGGAACTTTCAGTAGGAAGATCCAGTAATGTGGTTAGATTTTTAGTTGAAAATAATAACATGGACCCTAAGAGGATTTCGGCATCTGGATATAGTGAATACCATCCTGTAGCTCCAAACGATAACCCTGAAAACAGAGCAAAAAACAGAAGGGTTGATATATTAATTTTAAAAACTATCCATTATAAAGATTCCTCAAAAAACCAATAA